Proteins encoded together in one Altererythrobacter epoxidivorans window:
- a CDS encoding ParA family protein produces MRVLALASQKGGSGKTTLSGHLAVQAQRAGAGPVVLIDIDPQGSLADWWNEREAEYPAFAQTTVARLANDLQVLRQQGFKLAVIDTPPAITMAIQSVIGVAELIVVPTRPSPHDLRAVGATVDLCERAGKPLVFVVNAATPKAKITSEAAVALSQHGTVAPITLHHRTDFAASMIDGRTVMEVDPEGRSAAEVTALWKYISDRLEKNFRRTVFAAPNSQSQLPGANRPGGGFGRRVAQ; encoded by the coding sequence TTGCGTGTACTAGCTTTGGCATCGCAGAAAGGCGGATCGGGGAAGACGACTCTCTCCGGTCATCTGGCCGTACAGGCTCAGCGCGCAGGCGCTGGACCGGTCGTGCTTATAGATATCGACCCGCAAGGTTCGCTTGCCGATTGGTGGAACGAGCGTGAGGCGGAATATCCTGCCTTTGCACAGACCACGGTCGCCCGCCTCGCCAACGACCTCCAGGTCTTGCGGCAGCAGGGTTTCAAGCTTGCGGTAATCGATACGCCGCCAGCCATCACCATGGCCATCCAGTCGGTCATCGGCGTTGCCGAACTGATCGTCGTACCGACCCGTCCCAGCCCGCACGATCTGCGCGCTGTCGGCGCCACGGTCGATCTGTGCGAACGCGCTGGCAAGCCGCTGGTCTTCGTCGTCAACGCGGCGACCCCCAAGGCCAAGATCACTTCGGAAGCCGCTGTCGCGCTGTCGCAGCACGGCACGGTCGCTCCGATCACCCTTCACCATCGCACCGATTTTGCAGCCTCGATGATCGACGGCCGTACGGTAATGGAAGTCGATCCCGAAGGCCGTAGCGCCGCCGAGGTCACCGCGCTCTGGAAATACATCTCCGATCGTCTGGAGAAGAATTTCCGTCGCACCGTGTTCGCTGCACCGAATTCGCAGTCGCAGCTGCCCGGGGCAAATCGTCCTGGTGGCGGTTTCGGCCGCCGGGTTGCCCAGTAA
- a CDS encoding SPOR domain-containing protein → MSRTAKMNGPKIALAVTTALASVALAGCTTSAAPRAETSFQKAQVALEKGQVDKAIVHAEAAVLAEPRNAGYRAMLGAAYLESGRFASAATSFNDALVLGDNDPRTVLSYALAEVALGNNAVAVSTLEQWESDIDPADMGLALALAGDADKGVHILSNALRAGQDSAKVRQNLAYAYALQGNWRAARVMAAEDVPADQLDQRISDWAHMAKPEDFQSRVASLLQVSPSADNGQPTHLALGNFPSQEMMVAEAAAQIPAEEAIASESEMFAFGEPDAGELAPASEPAQFAMAEPAAAPAYEAPRTRYVSKAVVQDVPASAAAPAKAPTRLAKSSPQRRMASTSDNATATHLVQLGSFSNRASAERAWSIYQKRYSQLSGRDAVITEAKVRGKTYYRVAAAGFGAASARNMCATVKASGKGCFAYAESSPMPGAVSTPVRMAAR, encoded by the coding sequence ATGAGTCGCACCGCCAAGATGAACGGACCGAAGATTGCCCTTGCCGTGACCACGGCATTGGCCAGTGTTGCGCTGGCAGGTTGCACCACGAGTGCTGCGCCGCGCGCAGAAACCTCGTTCCAGAAGGCGCAGGTCGCGCTTGAGAAGGGTCAGGTCGACAAGGCCATTGTCCATGCAGAGGCAGCCGTTCTCGCCGAACCGCGCAATGCCGGTTACCGTGCAATGCTGGGCGCCGCCTATCTCGAATCGGGCCGCTTCGCCTCGGCCGCTACCAGCTTCAACGATGCCCTGGTCCTAGGCGACAACGACCCGCGCACCGTCCTCAGCTATGCCCTCGCCGAAGTCGCACTCGGCAACAATGCCGTTGCGGTATCGACCCTCGAACAGTGGGAAAGCGATATCGACCCGGCCGACATGGGTCTCGCGCTCGCTCTCGCAGGCGATGCCGACAAGGGTGTCCACATCCTCAGCAACGCACTGCGTGCAGGCCAGGACAGCGCAAAGGTTCGCCAGAACCTTGCCTATGCCTATGCCCTGCAGGGCAACTGGCGCGCAGCCCGCGTCATGGCGGCAGAAGACGTTCCTGCAGACCAGCTCGACCAGCGCATCAGCGACTGGGCACACATGGCGAAGCCGGAAGATTTCCAGTCGCGCGTCGCGAGCCTGCTGCAGGTTTCGCCGAGCGCCGACAACGGCCAGCCGACGCACCTCGCTCTCGGCAACTTCCCGAGCCAGGAAATGATGGTTGCCGAAGCCGCAGCCCAGATCCCGGCTGAAGAAGCGATTGCCAGCGAAAGCGAAATGTTTGCATTCGGCGAGCCTGACGCAGGCGAGCTTGCTCCGGCATCCGAACCGGCCCAGTTCGCAATGGCTGAACCTGCTGCCGCTCCGGCTTACGAAGCACCCAGGACGCGCTATGTCTCGAAGGCTGTCGTGCAGGACGTTCCGGCTTCCGCCGCGGCACCGGCAAAAGCGCCGACGCGCCTTGCCAAGTCGTCTCCGCAGCGCCGCATGGCTTCGACTTCCGACAATGCAACCGCGACACACCTAGTACAGCTTGGCAGCTTCTCGAACCGCGCCAGCGCAGAGCGTGCGTGGAGCATCTACCAGAAGCGTTACAGCCAGCTTTCGGGCCGCGATGCCGTGATCACCGAGGCAAAGGTGCGCGGCAAGACCTATTACCGCGTCGCTGCTGCCGGCTTCGGCGCGGCCAGCGCTCGCAACATGTGCGCGACGGTCAAGGCTTCGGGCAAGGGCTGCTTCGCCTATGCAGAGAGCAGCCCGATGCCGGGTGCCGTTTCGACCCCGGTCCGGATGGCTGCGCGCTAA
- a CDS encoding dihydroorotase, translating into MKQQRAIAITNGRIVTPGGIVEGTLRLVEGAIASVGTDGPADGDEVIDASRRLVTPGLVDFGVFAVDKPAFHFGGITRAALMPDQNPPLDYPSRVNLIAKSGKPDLWVHPLAAATCDLAGEQLAEIGLMKEAGARGVATGRRWIGDSGVMLRLMQYAAMLDLVVVSHAEDGGLTGQAAATAGEMATRLGLPSAPAEAESLAVARDIALAEMSGARLHLRQVTTRAALDLVRAAKKRGVPVTAGVTPAHFMLSDLALAEFRSFMRLSPPLRREEERQAVIEAIGDGTIDVVASGHDPRGPEDKRLPFSDAEEGMAGAETLLAMTLTLVRDEVIDLPRAFDLLAATPASLLGVEAGELKAGHEADVAIVDPDKPWIIDRREMKSTADNTPFDGQPTQGRVTALFKGGVRISR; encoded by the coding sequence ATGAAGCAGCAACGAGCCATAGCAATTACCAACGGGCGGATCGTTACGCCGGGCGGTATCGTCGAGGGCACCCTGCGTCTTGTTGAAGGGGCAATTGCGTCGGTCGGCACCGATGGCCCAGCCGACGGTGACGAGGTGATCGACGCGAGCCGCAGGCTGGTCACGCCCGGGTTGGTCGATTTCGGCGTATTCGCCGTCGACAAGCCCGCGTTCCACTTCGGCGGCATCACGCGTGCCGCGCTGATGCCTGACCAGAACCCGCCGCTCGATTACCCGAGCCGCGTCAATTTGATCGCCAAGAGCGGCAAGCCCGATCTCTGGGTGCATCCGCTTGCGGCTGCGACCTGCGACCTCGCGGGTGAACAGCTTGCCGAAATCGGCTTGATGAAAGAGGCCGGAGCGCGCGGTGTCGCCACCGGTCGTCGCTGGATAGGCGACAGCGGTGTCATGCTGCGGCTGATGCAATATGCCGCCATGCTCGATCTCGTCGTGGTAAGCCATGCAGAGGACGGCGGATTGACCGGCCAGGCCGCGGCAACCGCTGGCGAAATGGCGACGCGCCTGGGCCTGCCGAGCGCGCCTGCCGAAGCAGAGTCGCTTGCCGTCGCCCGCGATATCGCGCTCGCGGAAATGTCCGGCGCAAGGCTTCACTTGCGGCAGGTTACGACCCGTGCCGCTCTCGACCTGGTGCGTGCGGCGAAAAAGCGCGGCGTGCCAGTGACTGCCGGGGTAACGCCCGCGCATTTCATGCTGTCGGACCTTGCGTTGGCAGAATTCCGCAGCTTCATGCGCCTCTCGCCGCCGCTGCGCCGCGAAGAAGAGCGCCAGGCTGTGATCGAGGCGATCGGTGATGGAACGATCGACGTAGTCGCATCGGGCCATGATCCGCGCGGGCCGGAGGACAAACGCCTGCCATTTTCTGACGCGGAAGAGGGCATGGCGGGCGCAGAGACCCTTCTGGCAATGACGCTCACACTGGTCCGCGACGAAGTGATCGACCTACCGCGGGCTTTCGACCTCCTTGCAGCCACGCCGGCCAGCCTGCTGGGTGTCGAGGCAGGCGAGCTCAAGGCAGGGCACGAGGCCGATGTCGCAATCGTCGATCCGGACAAGCCCTGGATCATCGACCGGCGCGAAATGAAATCCACTGCCGACAACACGCCTTTCGATGGCCAGCCGACACAGGGCCGGGTCACCGCGCTGTTCAAGGGCGGGGTGCGGATCTCGCGCTGA
- a CDS encoding aspartate carbamoyltransferase catalytic subunit: MTSSATSSTSGRYPAGSAAFPHRDLLGIAQLERHEILYLLDEAETWVELNRQSSKHSDRLAGLTIINAFFENSTRTLLSFEIAGKRLGADVVNMHAATSSVKKGETLIDTAITLNAMRADAIVIRHGSSGATGLIADKVDCPVLNAGDGQHEHPTQALLDALALRHALRERGQSADDFTGLTVTICGDILHSRVARSNLLCLQALGASVRLCAPPALMPPGVEAMGAEPFHDFDAALKGSDVVMMLRLQTERMQGQFIPSAREYHHLYGLTRTRLDRAAPGALVMHPGPMNRGVEIDSEVADSLDRSIITRQVEMGVAIRMACLDILTRKARSVEGWA, from the coding sequence ATGACATCATCGGCAACTTCATCGACCTCCGGCCGTTATCCAGCGGGTTCGGCGGCGTTTCCACATCGTGACTTGCTGGGCATCGCGCAGCTCGAACGACACGAAATCCTCTACCTGCTCGACGAGGCAGAGACCTGGGTCGAACTGAACCGGCAGAGTTCGAAACATTCGGACCGACTGGCCGGGCTCACCATCATCAACGCTTTTTTCGAAAACAGCACGCGAACGCTGCTGAGTTTCGAGATTGCGGGCAAGCGGCTGGGGGCGGACGTCGTCAACATGCATGCCGCAACCTCAAGCGTGAAGAAGGGCGAGACGCTGATCGACACGGCGATCACTCTCAATGCCATGCGGGCCGACGCCATCGTGATCCGGCACGGGTCGAGCGGTGCGACCGGACTGATCGCCGACAAGGTCGACTGCCCTGTCCTCAATGCAGGTGACGGCCAGCACGAACATCCGACGCAGGCGCTGCTCGATGCCCTCGCACTGCGCCATGCCCTGCGCGAACGTGGCCAGTCGGCGGACGATTTCACCGGCCTGACGGTGACGATCTGCGGAGACATCCTCCATAGCCGCGTGGCCCGCTCGAATCTCCTGTGTCTGCAGGCGCTTGGTGCCTCTGTGCGCCTTTGTGCGCCGCCTGCGCTGATGCCACCCGGGGTGGAGGCCATGGGTGCCGAGCCGTTCCATGACTTCGACGCGGCGCTGAAGGGCAGCGATGTCGTGATGATGCTCCGCCTCCAGACCGAGCGGATGCAGGGGCAGTTCATCCCTTCGGCACGCGAATATCATCACCTCTACGGCCTGACCCGCACCCGGCTCGATCGTGCCGCTCCCGGCGCTCTGGTCATGCATCCCGGCCCGATGAACCGCGGCGTCGAGATCGATAGCGAGGTTGCAGACAGCCTCGACCGTTCGATCATCACGCGGCAGGTTGAAATGGGTGTCGCGATCCGCATGGCCTGCCTCGACATCCTGACGCGCAAGGCGCGCAGCGTGGAGGGCTGGGCATGA
- the sppA gene encoding signal peptide peptidase SppA, giving the protein MSFAGKVWRLLVGIKDGLALLFMLLFFSLLFAILSSRPSPGQIRDGALLLELDGYVVEERSRIDPLQALISQQAPVGEYQVHDIVRALEAAASDDRVEAVVFDLSRFVGGGQVHLQEIGEAMDRVRAADKPVLTYAMGYADDHMLLAAHASEVWLDPMGGALVTGPGGTNLYYANLLEKLGVNARVYRVGTYKAAVEPYTRNEMSEEARENYAALYGALWEEWQANVTKARPAMKLDQVTGDPAAWVAASKGDLAKAALAAGLVDKLGSSVEFGDRVAELAGKDDWDETPGAYAFTDLAPYLAGQSDDRSGKAIGVVTIAGDIVDGNAGPGTAGGDRIADLLDDALADDLAALVVRVDSPGGSVTASEEIRRAILRHKARGIPVAVSFANVAASGGYWVATAGDQIFAQPETVTGSIGVFAVIPTFEGTAEKLGVNADGFRTTPLSGQPDLVDGFTPEVDAILQASVTNTYAKFLGHVAKARGMTPDKVDTIAQGRVWDGGTARQLGLVSQFGGLDDAIAWAAAKAELKDGDWHVKRLGKPQDPYDSLIRSMMRDNAEEDMHSASDLFGVMAARQSELGNRLSRDMDRLLGVRGVQAYCLECPGKRAGTPVKARPEGWLSAIVGLIAR; this is encoded by the coding sequence ATGAGTTTTGCAGGCAAGGTTTGGCGACTGCTGGTCGGGATAAAAGACGGGCTGGCCCTGCTGTTCATGCTCCTGTTTTTCTCCCTGTTGTTCGCCATCCTTTCGTCCCGCCCCAGCCCCGGCCAGATCCGCGACGGTGCGCTGTTGCTGGAACTCGACGGATACGTGGTCGAGGAACGCAGCCGGATCGACCCACTGCAGGCCCTGATCAGCCAGCAGGCGCCTGTCGGCGAATATCAGGTGCACGATATCGTCCGCGCACTGGAAGCTGCCGCGAGCGACGACCGTGTCGAGGCAGTGGTTTTCGACCTTTCCCGTTTCGTCGGCGGAGGGCAGGTGCACTTGCAGGAAATCGGCGAAGCGATGGACCGCGTCCGCGCCGCCGACAAGCCGGTGCTTACCTATGCCATGGGCTATGCCGACGATCACATGCTGCTGGCCGCCCACGCGAGCGAGGTCTGGCTCGACCCGATGGGCGGCGCGCTGGTCACCGGTCCGGGCGGCACCAATCTTTATTACGCCAACCTGCTCGAGAAGCTGGGCGTGAATGCCCGCGTCTATCGCGTCGGCACCTACAAGGCCGCAGTCGAACCCTATACCCGCAATGAAATGTCGGAAGAGGCGCGCGAGAACTACGCCGCGCTTTACGGCGCATTGTGGGAAGAATGGCAGGCCAACGTCACGAAGGCGCGACCTGCCATGAAACTGGACCAGGTCACCGGCGATCCCGCTGCCTGGGTGGCAGCTTCGAAGGGCGACCTTGCGAAGGCTGCACTCGCCGCAGGGCTGGTCGACAAGCTTGGAAGCAGCGTCGAATTCGGGGACCGCGTGGCCGAACTGGCGGGCAAGGACGACTGGGACGAAACGCCCGGCGCCTATGCATTCACCGATCTTGCGCCCTATCTCGCGGGGCAGTCGGACGACCGTTCGGGCAAGGCTATCGGCGTCGTGACGATTGCCGGCGATATCGTCGATGGCAATGCCGGGCCGGGTACCGCTGGCGGGGATCGCATTGCCGATCTCCTCGACGATGCGCTGGCAGACGATCTGGCCGCGCTGGTCGTCCGCGTGGATTCTCCCGGCGGTTCGGTGACCGCTTCGGAAGAAATCCGCCGCGCCATACTGCGGCACAAGGCGCGGGGTATTCCCGTCGCTGTTTCTTTCGCCAACGTCGCCGCGAGCGGCGGCTACTGGGTTGCAACGGCAGGCGACCAGATTTTCGCACAACCGGAAACCGTGACAGGATCGATCGGCGTTTTCGCCGTCATTCCCACGTTCGAGGGTACGGCGGAGAAGCTTGGCGTGAATGCCGACGGTTTCCGCACCACGCCGCTTTCGGGGCAACCCGACCTCGTCGACGGCTTCACTCCCGAAGTCGACGCGATCCTGCAGGCCTCTGTCACCAATACCTATGCAAAGTTCCTCGGCCACGTCGCGAAGGCACGCGGGATGACACCCGACAAGGTCGATACGATCGCGCAAGGCAGGGTCTGGGATGGCGGCACGGCGCGCCAGCTTGGCCTCGTCAGCCAGTTTGGCGGACTCGACGATGCGATTGCCTGGGCGGCAGCGAAGGCCGAGCTCAAGGATGGCGACTGGCATGTGAAGCGCCTCGGCAAGCCGCAAGATCCGTACGACTCGCTGATCCGCAGCATGATGCGCGACAATGCGGAAGAGGACATGCATTCGGCCAGCGACCTATTCGGCGTGATGGCTGCCCGCCAGAGCGAACTCGGAAACCGCCTCTCGCGCGACATGGACCGGTTGCTCGGCGTCAGGGGCGTGCAGGCCTATTGCCTCGAATGTCCCGGCAAACGCGCCGGCACGCCTGTGAAAGCGAGGCCGGAAGGCTGGCTCTCGGCAATCGTCGGCCTGATCGCCCGCTGA
- a CDS encoding glutamate-5-semialdehyde dehydrogenase produces the protein MTDQNLDPQIHIAQLGERARAASRALIGATTEQKDTALREAARALRETAGDLIAANARDVESVRGKKPDSFIDRLMLDEERIEGIATALEQIAELPDPVGRVLANFERPNGLSIERVAVPIGVIGMIYESRPNVGADASALCLKSGNAVILRGGSESRHSTRQIVDCMQVGLKAAGLPQDAVQTVQTTSRDAVAELLKAVDYIDLVIPRGGRGLVELVRDQAKVPTLLHLDGNCHSYIHADADIEKSVAVVRNAKLRRTGVCGATESIVVDQSIAAEAIPAVLDAMPDCEFRGDARSVELDDRVKPASEEDFDTEFLDAIATIKVVEGLQEGIEFVARHSSGHTDAILTEDQDAARAFLTAIDSAVVMHNASTQFSDGGEFGMGAEIGIATGKMHARGPVGLEQLTSFKYLVLGDGQTRP, from the coding sequence ATGACCGACCAGAATCTCGACCCGCAGATCCATATCGCCCAGCTGGGAGAGCGCGCCCGTGCGGCGTCGCGCGCCCTGATCGGGGCGACGACCGAACAAAAGGACACAGCGCTGCGGGAAGCCGCGCGTGCACTGCGCGAAACCGCCGGCGATCTAATCGCAGCAAATGCCAGGGACGTCGAAAGCGTGCGCGGGAAAAAGCCCGATTCCTTCATCGACAGGCTGATGCTGGATGAAGAGCGGATCGAAGGCATTGCGACCGCGCTCGAACAGATTGCCGAGCTGCCCGACCCGGTGGGCCGGGTGCTGGCAAATTTCGAACGCCCCAACGGATTGAGCATCGAACGCGTTGCCGTGCCGATCGGCGTGATCGGGATGATCTACGAATCACGCCCCAATGTCGGGGCGGATGCCAGCGCATTGTGCCTCAAGTCAGGCAATGCCGTGATCCTGCGGGGCGGTTCGGAAAGCCGCCATTCGACCCGTCAGATCGTCGATTGCATGCAGGTCGGGCTGAAAGCAGCTGGCTTGCCGCAGGATGCCGTTCAAACGGTCCAGACGACCTCGCGCGATGCGGTGGCCGAGCTGCTGAAGGCGGTTGACTATATCGACCTCGTCATCCCGCGCGGCGGGCGCGGCCTTGTCGAACTGGTGCGGGACCAGGCCAAGGTGCCGACGCTGCTGCACCTCGATGGCAATTGCCACAGCTACATCCATGCAGACGCCGATATCGAGAAATCCGTCGCGGTCGTCCGCAACGCCAAGCTGCGCCGCACCGGTGTGTGCGGGGCGACCGAAAGCATTGTCGTGGACCAGTCGATTGCGGCCGAGGCGATCCCCGCGGTGCTCGACGCGATGCCCGATTGCGAATTCAGGGGCGATGCGAGGTCGGTCGAACTGGATGACCGCGTAAAGCCGGCGAGCGAGGAAGATTTCGACACCGAGTTTCTCGATGCCATCGCCACGATCAAGGTCGTCGAGGGGTTGCAGGAGGGGATCGAGTTCGTCGCCCGCCACTCGTCTGGCCATACCGATGCCATCCTGACCGAGGACCAGGACGCTGCACGCGCATTCCTGACTGCCATCGACAGCGCCGTGGTCATGCACAATGCCTCGACCCAGTTCAGCGATGGCGGCGAATTCGGCATGGGTGCGGAAATCGGTATCGCGACGGGCAAGATGCACGCCCGCGGCCCGGTCGGCCTCGAACAGCTGACCAGCTTCAAATATCTGGTGCTGGGGGACGGTCAGACACGTCCGTAA
- a CDS encoding pyrroline-5-carboxylate reductase family protein, whose translation MGSALLENWKKGPENFTIVDPGLSEAPEGVRLVSDRCAISDQRFDVIVVAVKPQMIAEIVPQYSGMFADDGYMLSIAAGASIDTLKQAAGDAPIVRVMPNLPAAIGAGVSGICASVDITDAQLAHAREMMERNGTVVEAADEDALDRITAIAGSGPGYVFEIGRAYVAAAMELGFDENEARDMVLGTMQGTISMAQASDQTLEDLRNSVTSKNGTTAAGLAALNGDGAFDALIKNTLEAAYDRAVELR comes from the coding sequence ATGGGCTCGGCACTTCTCGAGAACTGGAAAAAGGGGCCGGAAAATTTCACCATCGTCGATCCGGGCCTGAGCGAAGCGCCGGAGGGCGTCCGGCTCGTTTCCGACCGCTGCGCGATCTCTGACCAGAGGTTCGATGTGATCGTGGTCGCGGTTAAGCCGCAGATGATCGCGGAGATCGTGCCCCAGTACTCCGGCATGTTTGCCGACGACGGATATATGCTCTCGATTGCTGCAGGTGCGTCGATCGACACGCTGAAGCAGGCGGCAGGCGATGCACCCATCGTCCGCGTCATGCCCAACCTCCCGGCAGCGATCGGGGCAGGGGTCAGCGGCATCTGCGCCAGCGTCGACATCACCGATGCGCAACTGGCGCACGCACGCGAGATGATGGAGCGTAACGGCACTGTGGTCGAAGCGGCAGACGAGGATGCGCTCGACCGGATCACCGCCATTGCCGGATCCGGCCCGGGCTATGTCTTCGAGATCGGGCGCGCCTATGTCGCAGCGGCGATGGAGCTTGGCTTCGATGAAAACGAAGCGCGGGACATGGTGCTGGGCACGATGCAGGGCACGATCTCCATGGCGCAGGCGAGCGATCAGACGCTCGAAGATCTCCGTAATTCCGTCACCAGCAAGAACGGCACGACCGCGGCCGGTCTGGCGGCGTTGAACGGCGACGGGGCTTTCGATGCCCTCATCAAGAACACTCTTGAGGCAGCCTACGATCGCGCAGTCGAACTGCGCTGA
- the proB gene encoding glutamate 5-kinase — protein sequence MSKKKRIVVKVGSTLLANTDRLTPRFAFMQRLLEDIARLRDDGYDVILASSGAVALGLNTVGAKPETAGLSDKQAAAACGMPLLLNAYRQVGHEFGFEIAQILLTLGDFENHRRFLNTRNTVNRLLKARIVPIVNENDTITTEEIRVGDNDRLAAKIAQMVEADAFIILTGVDGLYDRDPSEEGAQLVEELHDVSEYLAAASGTSSLGTGGMLTKLQAANMAQNAGCTTYIANGEADYPLTSVLRGERRCTVCVAHSEPNSLWETWLADRLQMAGSLVVNDDAASRLGKDDPIHRRDVIKMDGDYTRGDVLHIYDEQGNELARGLSDFTSEETAVMINNQDLPADQLLGYQTHAELIRPENLVVLENRHLTWDTPEGVS from the coding sequence GTGTCAAAGAAGAAACGTATCGTCGTAAAGGTCGGCTCGACCTTGCTTGCAAACACCGACAGACTGACCCCCCGCTTTGCGTTCATGCAGCGCCTGCTCGAAGATATCGCGCGCCTCCGCGATGACGGTTACGATGTCATCCTGGCTTCCTCCGGCGCTGTCGCGCTGGGCCTGAACACTGTGGGAGCGAAGCCGGAAACCGCCGGACTCAGCGACAAGCAGGCCGCTGCCGCATGTGGCATGCCCCTGCTCCTCAATGCCTATCGGCAGGTCGGCCACGAATTCGGTTTCGAGATCGCGCAGATCCTGCTGACGCTCGGCGATTTCGAGAACCACCGCCGCTTCCTCAACACCCGGAACACCGTGAACCGTCTGCTCAAGGCGCGGATCGTCCCGATCGTGAACGAGAACGACACGATTACGACCGAGGAAATTCGCGTTGGCGATAACGACCGGTTGGCGGCGAAGATCGCGCAGATGGTAGAGGCCGATGCCTTCATCATCCTGACCGGCGTCGATGGATTGTATGACCGTGACCCGTCGGAAGAAGGCGCGCAGCTGGTCGAGGAATTACATGATGTCAGCGAGTATCTCGCAGCAGCATCGGGTACCAGTTCGCTCGGCACGGGAGGCATGCTGACGAAGCTTCAGGCAGCGAACATGGCGCAGAACGCCGGCTGCACCACTTATATCGCGAATGGCGAAGCCGATTACCCGCTCACCTCAGTCTTGCGCGGCGAGCGCCGCTGCACGGTCTGCGTCGCCCATTCGGAGCCGAACTCCCTGTGGGAGACATGGCTGGCCGACCGCCTCCAAATGGCTGGCAGCCTGGTCGTCAATGACGACGCGGCATCACGCCTGGGGAAGGACGACCCGATCCATCGCCGCGACGTAATCAAGATGGACGGCGACTATACGCGCGGCGACGTGCTCCACATCTATGACGAGCAAGGTAACGAGCTGGCGCGTGGGCTTTCGGACTTCACCAGCGAGGAAACCGCGGTGATGATCAACAACCAAGACCTGCCTGCCGACCAGTTGCTGGGGTACCAGACCCACGCCGAACTGATCCGACCCGAAAACCTCGTCGTGCTGGAAAATCGCCACCTGACCTGGGACACGCCCGAAGGCGTATCCTGA